One genomic window of Candidatus Didemnitutus sp. includes the following:
- a CDS encoding transglutaminase family protein: protein MPTYRITHETVYTHAATAGAAWQMLQLRPRAESAQECLDFQLQIEPGAPDLAEREDFFGNRRHFFSVREPHLELAITCRSVVRREAPPLPLAGLTPPLALARQRTDELVGGAGYALEQYRHATAHVPFLPAAAALAADLGPPELPLLEWIERLGRRFAETFTFDAAATDVSTPLTEVLAQRRGVCQDFTHLFLSCVRQHGLPAAYVSGYLLTNPPPGQPRLRGADAMHAWAAVHVPDFGWVDYDPTNSCLVGAGHIVVARGRDYADVSPTRGVFTGAAPPPPRVGVTVEPEPMPA, encoded by the coding sequence ATGCCGACCTACCGCATCACGCACGAGACCGTCTACACGCACGCCGCGACCGCCGGCGCCGCGTGGCAGATGCTGCAGCTGCGCCCGCGCGCCGAGTCCGCGCAGGAGTGCCTCGATTTCCAGTTGCAGATCGAGCCCGGCGCGCCGGACCTCGCCGAGCGCGAGGATTTTTTCGGCAACCGCCGGCACTTCTTCTCCGTGCGCGAGCCGCACCTCGAGCTCGCAATCACCTGCCGCAGCGTCGTGCGGCGTGAAGCGCCGCCGCTGCCGCTGGCGGGCCTCACACCGCCGCTCGCACTTGCGCGCCAACGCACCGACGAACTCGTGGGCGGCGCCGGCTACGCGCTCGAACAATACCGGCACGCGACGGCGCACGTGCCGTTCCTGCCGGCCGCGGCGGCGCTCGCGGCGGATCTCGGACCGCCGGAGCTGCCGCTGCTCGAATGGATCGAGCGACTGGGGCGGCGCTTTGCGGAGACGTTCACGTTCGACGCGGCCGCGACCGATGTGAGCACGCCGCTGACCGAGGTGCTCGCGCAGCGGCGCGGCGTTTGTCAGGATTTTACGCATCTGTTCCTGAGCTGCGTGCGCCAGCACGGACTGCCGGCGGCCTACGTGAGCGGTTACCTGCTGACGAATCCGCCGCCGGGGCAGCCGCGCTTGCGCGGCGCCGATGCGATGCACGCTTGGGCGGCGGTGCACGTGCCGGATTTCGGCTGGGTCGACTACGATCCGACCAACTCCTGCCTTGTTGGCGCCGGCCACATCGTCGTGGCGCGAGGTCGCGACTACGCGGACGTCAGTCCGACGCGTGGCGTCTTCACCGGCGCCGCCCCGCCGCCGCCGCGCGTCGGCGTGACGGTCGAGCCGGAGCCGATGCCGGCCTGA
- the lnt gene encoding apolipoprotein N-acyltransferase — translation MIADSRTVSDPYDPKPTFWQEHPHLGWGLWVFALTVVLTYVAFPPVAVGEAGYVLAAPALLWAYRTPRFKPYALTLLGANVVAWTWLLSWLGNAYWLAPFLLGPFIGALATLWYLAAWWFVPKLRGHRAMVRLIGIGGLASLWVMNEALRGWLFGGFPWLPLAASQWQRPLVLQSASYGGAWVVSFVLVFFSCGVAAYAHRIFFEGATGLRKRSPEFMAALMLLVLSSFPFLAELMGQQRQKLARVALVQPNIPQGEKWDPQQAREVLKTIEKVTTDANERGAPDAIFWPEAVVPWPVHRDPSVQQWLEYVSKRTGKPIVLGSVFTQGSGESEEWFNGAFVVDPVTGLQEPGYAKRKLVPFGEYVPFRSVLGWLTKFVPLGPGDFAPGEDARPLALTTGRSVTRLGLLICYEDIFPGLARQSVRDGAEVLAVVTNNGWFGEGGAAYQHATHSVLRAVENRRPLIRVGNAGWSGWIDEFGNIRANLRDENGSVYFRGAETVNVTRDPRWVNRPSFYTEHGDWFLVVAAVLATAAYYLLLTLRPPTPKLGETVF, via the coding sequence ATGATCGCCGATAGCCGCACCGTCTCCGATCCCTACGACCCGAAGCCCACCTTCTGGCAGGAGCACCCGCACCTCGGTTGGGGGCTGTGGGTTTTTGCGCTCACGGTCGTGCTGACCTACGTGGCGTTCCCGCCGGTCGCGGTCGGTGAGGCGGGCTACGTGCTCGCGGCGCCCGCGTTGCTGTGGGCGTATCGCACGCCGCGCTTCAAACCCTACGCGCTCACGCTGCTCGGGGCGAATGTCGTCGCGTGGACTTGGCTGCTGTCGTGGCTCGGCAATGCCTACTGGCTCGCGCCGTTCCTGCTCGGGCCCTTCATCGGTGCGCTCGCCACACTGTGGTATCTCGCGGCGTGGTGGTTTGTGCCGAAACTGCGCGGACATCGCGCGATGGTCCGACTGATCGGCATCGGTGGACTCGCGAGTTTGTGGGTGATGAACGAGGCGTTGCGCGGCTGGTTGTTCGGCGGTTTCCCGTGGCTGCCGCTGGCGGCGTCGCAATGGCAGCGTCCGCTGGTGCTGCAGAGCGCTTCCTATGGCGGCGCATGGGTCGTGTCGTTCGTGCTCGTGTTTTTCTCGTGCGGTGTGGCCGCCTACGCGCATCGCATTTTCTTCGAGGGCGCGACTGGGCTCCGCAAGCGCAGCCCGGAATTCATGGCGGCGCTCATGCTGCTCGTGCTCTCGTCGTTTCCGTTCCTCGCAGAGCTGATGGGACAGCAGCGGCAGAAGCTCGCGCGTGTCGCCCTCGTGCAGCCGAACATTCCGCAGGGTGAAAAGTGGGACCCGCAGCAGGCGCGCGAAGTGTTGAAGACGATCGAGAAGGTCACGACCGACGCCAACGAGCGCGGTGCGCCCGATGCGATCTTCTGGCCGGAGGCGGTCGTGCCGTGGCCGGTCCACCGCGATCCTTCCGTGCAACAGTGGCTGGAGTATGTTTCGAAGCGCACGGGCAAACCGATCGTGCTCGGGAGCGTTTTCACGCAGGGCAGCGGCGAATCCGAAGAATGGTTCAATGGCGCTTTCGTGGTCGATCCGGTCACGGGCCTGCAGGAGCCGGGCTACGCGAAGCGCAAGCTCGTGCCGTTCGGCGAATACGTGCCGTTCCGCTCCGTGCTCGGCTGGCTGACGAAGTTCGTGCCGCTCGGGCCGGGGGATTTTGCGCCGGGCGAGGATGCGCGTCCGCTGGCGCTCACGACCGGACGCAGCGTCACGCGGCTTGGCCTGTTGATTTGCTACGAGGATATTTTCCCCGGCCTCGCCCGTCAGAGCGTGCGCGACGGCGCGGAGGTGCTCGCGGTCGTGACGAACAACGGCTGGTTCGGCGAGGGCGGGGCGGCTTACCAGCATGCGACGCACTCCGTGCTGCGCGCCGTGGAAAATCGGCGTCCGCTGATCCGCGTCGGCAACGCTGGCTGGTCGGGCTGGATCGACGAGTTCGGCAACATCCGCGCCAATCTGCGCGACGAGAACGGCAGCGTCTATTTCCGCGGCGCGGAGACGGTGAACGTCACACGCGATCCGCGCTGGGTGAACCGCCCGAGTTTCTACACGGAGCACGGCGACTGGTTTCTCGTCGTGGCCGCGGTGCTCGCGACGGCCGCGTATTACCTGCTGTTGACGCTCCGTCCGCCGACACCGAAGCTCGGCGAGACCGTATTCTGA
- a CDS encoding circularly permuted type 2 ATP-grasp protein produces the protein MSTPAHPVRPAPLGYAGKGQRFDECVDAAGNLRAGWAQFFDLLGPDPAKALAAADAACHRAIVEQDVSMNVYRGERAGAQTWPLDAMPMILGPADWATLTRGLRQRAHLFNELLLDLYGEQRVLREGRLPAALALANPHFLRACAGLGARAGVFLHSYAVDLARSPDGRWWVIDDRLDAPSGLGYSLQNRIITRQGLPEVFHRAPVHRLFQFFKDYRASLEALAPEKQAEPRVVLLSPGPANETYHEQAYLARYLGYTLVEGEDLTTRDGRAYLRTVGGLKRTDVILRRLDSEFCDPLELDARSLLGVPGLLQAAHAGGVGLANLPGARALESPGLLAFLRPLCRHLLGEELLLPNVATWWCGQPGARDYVLANLENLVLKPTFRTRDAAPPRYGAWMGKAGRAALAERIRAEPTAWCGQERVFHGTTPGWHEGRLRPMPFLLRLFVTWHDGDYVVLPGGLTRCNPRGEDMIVSLQQGSVSKDTWVLHDGAPTPLPAFVTSRPADSLRNPAATPSRRANDLFWLGRYLERCSQLARKFEKLDALLRDEIALLDPAVSVDAVRLLAWAEDLALPAELPLAAQVARLKEAGADPAHLGGLAANLANLVRLLEQLKAHLPHEGWQLLRQLQQRRVSTDAAACAALRQQLSAAESLSNEAMPRDTAWRFLDLGRRVERGQQIVQLVRMLLFPAVEAATTEFRLQSALHLADSLFTYRSAYHGQLDTSGALDWLLLSEANPRSFRFQAERIYEHLRELPADHAPRAVDALRALAFRLQSAARLAEANGLAADPARAAGVAAELQTSLGALSERLAEIYFAHTALR, from the coding sequence ATGTCCACGCCCGCTCATCCCGTTCGCCCCGCGCCGCTCGGCTACGCCGGTAAGGGGCAGCGCTTTGACGAGTGTGTGGACGCCGCCGGCAACCTGCGCGCGGGCTGGGCGCAGTTCTTCGACTTGCTCGGCCCGGATCCGGCGAAGGCGCTCGCGGCGGCCGACGCGGCGTGCCACCGCGCGATCGTCGAGCAGGACGTCAGCATGAACGTCTACCGCGGCGAACGCGCCGGCGCGCAGACGTGGCCGCTCGACGCGATGCCGATGATTCTCGGCCCGGCGGATTGGGCGACGCTCACGCGCGGCCTGCGGCAGCGTGCGCATCTCTTCAACGAGCTGCTGCTCGATCTCTACGGCGAGCAGCGCGTGCTGCGCGAAGGCCGCCTGCCCGCCGCGCTCGCGCTGGCGAATCCGCATTTTCTCCGCGCGTGCGCGGGGCTCGGCGCGCGTGCCGGCGTGTTTCTCCATTCCTACGCGGTGGACCTCGCGCGCTCGCCCGACGGACGCTGGTGGGTGATCGACGACCGCCTCGACGCGCCGTCGGGCCTCGGTTACTCGCTCCAGAATCGCATCATCACGCGCCAGGGATTGCCGGAGGTTTTCCACCGCGCGCCGGTGCACCGGCTGTTTCAATTTTTCAAAGACTATCGCGCCTCGCTCGAGGCGCTCGCGCCGGAAAAGCAAGCGGAGCCGCGCGTCGTGCTGCTCTCGCCTGGGCCGGCCAACGAGACTTACCACGAGCAGGCCTACCTCGCGCGCTACCTCGGCTACACGCTGGTCGAGGGCGAGGATCTCACCACGCGCGACGGCCGCGCCTACCTGCGCACCGTCGGCGGGCTCAAGCGCACGGACGTGATCTTGCGCCGGCTCGACTCGGAGTTTTGCGATCCCCTCGAGCTCGACGCGCGCTCACTGCTCGGCGTGCCCGGCCTGCTGCAGGCGGCGCACGCGGGTGGTGTCGGACTCGCGAATCTCCCCGGCGCCCGCGCGCTCGAGTCCCCCGGCCTGCTCGCGTTCCTGCGGCCGTTGTGTCGCCACTTGCTCGGCGAGGAGCTGCTGCTGCCCAACGTCGCCACGTGGTGGTGCGGCCAGCCCGGCGCGCGCGACTACGTCCTCGCGAATCTGGAAAATCTCGTGCTCAAGCCCACGTTTCGCACGCGCGATGCGGCGCCGCCGCGCTACGGCGCGTGGATGGGCAAGGCCGGTCGCGCCGCGCTCGCCGAGCGCATCCGCGCCGAGCCGACCGCATGGTGCGGCCAGGAACGCGTCTTCCACGGCACGACGCCCGGCTGGCATGAAGGCCGGCTGCGCCCGATGCCGTTTCTGCTGCGCCTCTTCGTGACGTGGCACGACGGCGACTACGTCGTGTTGCCCGGCGGCCTCACCCGCTGCAACCCGCGCGGCGAGGACATGATCGTCTCGCTCCAGCAAGGCAGCGTGAGCAAGGACACGTGGGTGCTGCACGACGGCGCGCCGACGCCGTTGCCGGCGTTCGTCACGTCGCGCCCGGCGGACAGCCTGCGCAATCCCGCCGCGACGCCGAGCCGCCGCGCCAACGACCTGTTCTGGCTCGGCCGTTACCTCGAGCGCTGTAGCCAACTCGCGCGCAAATTCGAGAAGCTCGACGCGCTGCTGCGCGACGAGATCGCGCTGCTCGACCCGGCCGTGTCCGTCGATGCCGTGCGCTTGCTCGCCTGGGCGGAGGATCTGGCGTTGCCCGCCGAGCTGCCGCTCGCCGCGCAGGTGGCGCGCCTGAAGGAGGCCGGCGCCGATCCCGCGCATCTCGGCGGACTCGCGGCGAATCTCGCGAACCTCGTGCGCCTGCTCGAGCAGCTGAAAGCGCATTTGCCGCACGAGGGCTGGCAGTTGCTCCGGCAGCTCCAGCAGCGGCGCGTCTCGACCGACGCGGCGGCGTGCGCCGCTCTGCGCCAGCAGCTCTCCGCGGCGGAGAGCCTTTCCAACGAAGCGATGCCGCGCGACACCGCGTGGCGCTTCCTCGACCTCGGCCGCCGCGTCGAACGCGGACAGCAGATCGTCCAACTCGTGCGCATGCTGCTGTTCCCCGCGGTCGAGGCGGCCACGACGGAGTTCCGCCTGCAGAGCGCGCTGCACCTCGCCGACTCGCTCTTCACCTATCGCAGCGCCTACCACGGCCAGCTCGATACGAGCGGCGCGCTCGACTGGCTGCTGCTCTCCGAGGCGAACCCGCGCAGTTTCCGCTTCCAGGCCGAGCGCATCTACGAACACCTGCGCGAGCTCCCGGCGGACCACGCGCCGCGCGCGGTCGACGCCTTGCGCGCGCTCGCGTTCCGCCTCCAAAGCGCCGCGCGGCTCGCCGAGGCCAACGGTCTCGCCGCCGATCCGGCGCGCGCGGCGGGCGTCGCGGCGGAGTTGCAGACGAGCCTCGGCGCGCTAAGCGAGCGGCTCGCCGAAATCTATTTCGCGCACACCGCGTTGCGCTGA
- the secA gene encoding preprotein translocase subunit SecA, whose protein sequence is MFDFLFKSFAGRHHRKYVEKCRPIVARINEIEKGYQSLTDDQLRAKTDEFRNRLKNGETLDQILPEAFAAVKNAARRLCGQKVIVCDHELTWDMVHFDVQLIGGITLHEGRISEMATGEGKTLVATLPLYLNALVGKNSQLVTVNDYLARRDSEWMGHLYQFLGLTVGCIQQQMPSDLRREMYTRDITYGTASEFGFDYLRDNGMATRKEDQVQRDHWYCIVDEIDSILVDEARTPLIISGPAPIEREQPFTRLKPPVASLVADQLRMVNRFVKEATDLLEKKDLTPDDRQAAALKMLQVKLGMPKNKQLLRLMENPEWRKLLDKTDVEMHSDFQKEELYKLKEELLYVIDEKNHQADLTEIGRLKLRPDDRDAFVLPDLATHFSDFEKDATKTPEEKEAAKRELQSRYEVVSEDIHAISQLLRAYSLYERDVEYVIQDGKVLIVDENTGRVMPGRRWSDGLHQAVEAKEGVTIERETRTYATVTIQNYFRMYEKLAGMTGTAETEATEFHEIYKLAVTQIPTNKPCIRVDKNDSIFKTRRDKYNAVVKTIQEANQRGQPVLVGTVTVEQSEVLSRMLKRAGVIHTVLNAKFHQQEAEIVSRAGQRGSVTIATNMAGRGTDIKLGEGVRELGGLFVVGTERHESRRIDRQLRGRCSRQGDPGMTKFFLSLEDDLMRLFLQGNLASKIMEGSMQEGEELEHPWLNRSIESAQKKVEQQNFSIRKRLLQYDDVLNKQREVIYGIRNGALHAERAKDVIFEMIEEELAARLETAGFGEKGGPTTANIESLVGWLNSHFPISAKIAEFEGKNDAEALLKDLVERVKQAYALKESVEDPESLGGLERYVVINAIDHHWQEHLTEMEELRRSIGLRSYGQKDPLSEYKSEAFRFFEELMNNVRLQICTSLFRSATNREAFENLFAILARSARMQGPAAAPTALAAATQTTVTTSGPAETPASPAAEQEIKLPAVTIRRETPKVGRNDPCPCGSGKKFKNCHGA, encoded by the coding sequence ATGTTCGATTTCCTCTTCAAAAGTTTCGCCGGCCGCCACCATCGCAAATACGTCGAGAAGTGTCGTCCGATCGTCGCGCGCATCAACGAGATTGAAAAGGGCTACCAGTCGCTGACCGACGACCAGCTCCGCGCCAAGACCGACGAGTTCCGCAATCGCCTGAAGAACGGCGAGACGCTCGACCAGATCCTGCCGGAGGCATTCGCCGCGGTGAAGAACGCCGCCCGCCGCCTCTGCGGCCAGAAGGTCATCGTGTGCGACCACGAGCTGACGTGGGACATGGTGCATTTCGACGTCCAGCTCATTGGCGGCATCACGCTGCACGAAGGCCGCATCTCCGAAATGGCCACCGGCGAAGGCAAGACCCTCGTCGCCACGCTCCCGCTCTACCTCAACGCCCTCGTCGGCAAGAACTCCCAGCTCGTCACGGTCAACGACTACCTCGCCCGCCGCGACTCCGAGTGGATGGGCCATCTCTACCAATTCCTCGGTCTCACCGTCGGCTGCATCCAGCAGCAGATGCCGTCGGACCTGCGGCGCGAGATGTATACGCGCGACATCACTTACGGCACGGCGTCGGAGTTCGGCTTCGACTACCTCCGCGACAACGGCATGGCCACGCGCAAGGAGGACCAGGTCCAGCGCGACCACTGGTATTGCATCGTGGACGAAATCGACTCGATCCTCGTCGACGAAGCGCGCACGCCGCTGATCATTTCCGGCCCCGCACCGATCGAGCGCGAGCAGCCCTTCACGCGCCTCAAGCCGCCCGTCGCCTCGCTCGTCGCCGACCAGCTCCGCATGGTCAACCGCTTCGTCAAGGAAGCCACCGACCTGCTCGAGAAAAAGGATCTCACGCCCGACGACCGCCAGGCCGCCGCGCTGAAGATGCTCCAGGTGAAGCTCGGCATGCCGAAGAACAAGCAGCTGCTGCGCCTCATGGAGAACCCGGAGTGGCGCAAGCTCCTCGACAAAACCGACGTCGAGATGCACTCGGATTTCCAGAAGGAGGAGCTCTACAAGCTCAAGGAAGAGCTGCTCTACGTCATCGACGAGAAGAACCACCAGGCCGACCTCACCGAGATCGGCCGCCTGAAGCTGCGCCCGGACGACCGCGACGCCTTCGTGTTGCCGGACCTCGCCACGCACTTCAGCGATTTCGAAAAGGACGCCACCAAGACGCCCGAGGAGAAGGAAGCCGCCAAGCGCGAGCTCCAGTCGCGCTACGAAGTCGTTTCCGAGGACATCCACGCGATCTCCCAACTCCTCCGCGCCTACTCGCTCTACGAGCGCGACGTCGAATACGTCATCCAGGACGGGAAGGTGCTCATCGTCGACGAGAACACCGGTCGCGTCATGCCCGGTCGCCGCTGGTCGGACGGTTTGCACCAGGCGGTTGAGGCCAAGGAAGGCGTCACCATCGAGCGCGAAACCCGCACCTACGCGACGGTCACGATCCAGAATTACTTCCGCATGTATGAGAAGCTCGCGGGCATGACCGGCACCGCCGAGACCGAGGCGACCGAGTTCCACGAGATCTACAAGCTCGCCGTCACGCAGATCCCGACCAACAAGCCCTGCATCCGCGTCGACAAGAACGACTCCATCTTCAAAACCCGCCGCGACAAATATAACGCGGTGGTGAAGACGATCCAGGAGGCCAACCAGCGCGGCCAGCCCGTGCTCGTCGGCACCGTGACCGTCGAGCAATCCGAAGTTCTCTCGCGCATGCTCAAGCGCGCCGGCGTCATCCACACAGTGCTGAACGCCAAGTTCCACCAGCAGGAAGCCGAGATCGTCTCCCGCGCGGGTCAGCGCGGCTCGGTCACCATCGCCACCAACATGGCGGGCCGCGGCACCGACATTAAGCTGGGTGAAGGCGTCCGCGAACTCGGCGGCCTCTTCGTCGTCGGCACCGAGCGCCACGAGTCGCGCCGTATCGACCGCCAGTTGCGCGGTCGTTGCTCGCGCCAGGGCGACCCGGGCATGACGAAGTTCTTCCTCTCGCTCGAAGACGACCTCATGCGTCTCTTCCTTCAGGGCAACCTCGCCTCGAAGATCATGGAAGGCTCCATGCAGGAAGGCGAAGAGCTCGAGCACCCGTGGCTCAACCGCTCCATCGAGTCCGCGCAGAAGAAGGTCGAGCAGCAGAATTTCTCCATCCGCAAGCGCCTGCTCCAATACGACGACGTGCTCAACAAGCAGCGCGAAGTCATCTACGGCATCCGCAACGGCGCCCTGCATGCCGAGCGCGCGAAAGACGTCATCTTCGAGATGATCGAGGAGGAGTTGGCCGCGCGCCTCGAGACCGCCGGCTTCGGCGAGAAGGGCGGCCCGACCACGGCGAACATCGAGAGCCTCGTCGGCTGGCTGAACTCGCACTTCCCGATCAGCGCCAAGATCGCCGAATTCGAGGGCAAGAACGACGCCGAGGCGCTGCTCAAGGACCTCGTCGAACGCGTGAAGCAGGCCTACGCGCTGAAGGAATCCGTCGAGGATCCCGAGTCGCTGGGCGGCCTCGAGCGCTACGTCGTCATCAACGCCATCGACCACCACTGGCAGGAGCACCTGACCGAGATGGAGGAACTCCGCCGCTCCATCGGCCTGCGCAGCTACGGCCAGAAAGACCCGCTCTCCGAATACAAGAGCGAGGCGTTCCGCTTCTTTGAGGAGCTGATGAACAACGTGCGCCTGCAGATCTGCACGTCGCTCTTCCGCTCCGCCACGAACCGCGAGGCGTTCGAAAACCTCTTCGCCATTCTCGCACGCTCCGCCCGCATGCAGGGCCCGGCCGCCGCGCCCACCGCGCTCGCCGCCGCCACGCAGACGACGGTCACGACTTCCGGTCCCGCCGAAACGCCCGCCTCGCCGGCCGCGGAACAGGAGATCAAGCTCCCGGCGGTCACAATCCGCCGCGAGACGCCGAAGGTCGGTCGCAACGACCCGTGCCCCTGCGGCTCCGGCAAGAAGTTCAAGAACTGCCACGGCGCGTGA